A region of Jannaschia sp. W003 DNA encodes the following proteins:
- the der gene encoding ribosome biogenesis GTPase Der, whose amino-acid sequence MFTLAIVGRPNVGKSTLFNRLVGKRLALVDDQPGVTRDLREAPARLGDLRFTVVDTAGLEDATDDSLQGRMRRLTERAVDTTDAALFLVDARAGLTPVDRDFAELLHRRGRTVLLAANKAEGQAGESGLIEAWELGLGEPLRLSAEHGEGMAELAAALRPLIDGHVDDEAEAGVEIVEGEDVEDWRPTRKRPLQVAVVGRPNAGKSTLINRIVGEDRLLTGPEAGITRDSIALNFDWDGVPMRLFDTAGMRRKAKVQEKLEKLSVSDGLRAVKFAEVVVVLLDAAIPFESQDLRIADLASREGRAVVVAVNKWDLEEDRQEKLAGLKEAFERLLPQLRGAPLVTVSAKTGRGLDRLQRAVVKAHEVWNRRVPTAALNRWLGDVVSAHPPPAPGGRRIKLRYMTQAKTRPPGFVAMCSHPDAVPEAYKRYLVNGLREDFDMPGTPIRLYLRGQGDANPWKNRKKAPPSKLRKHLEGRRD is encoded by the coding sequence ATGTTCACGCTCGCCATCGTCGGCCGCCCCAACGTCGGCAAGTCCACGCTGTTCAACCGCCTCGTCGGCAAGCGGCTCGCCCTGGTCGACGACCAGCCCGGCGTGACCCGCGACCTGCGCGAGGCGCCCGCGCGCCTCGGCGACCTGCGCTTCACGGTGGTCGACACCGCTGGCCTCGAGGACGCGACCGACGACAGCCTCCAGGGCCGGATGCGTCGCCTGACCGAGCGGGCGGTGGACACCACCGACGCCGCCCTGTTCCTCGTAGACGCCCGCGCGGGCCTCACCCCGGTGGACCGCGACTTCGCCGAGCTCCTCCACCGTCGCGGCCGCACCGTTCTGCTGGCCGCCAACAAGGCCGAAGGGCAGGCAGGCGAGTCCGGGCTGATCGAGGCGTGGGAGCTGGGCCTCGGCGAGCCGCTGCGCCTCTCGGCAGAGCATGGCGAGGGCATGGCCGAGCTCGCCGCCGCCCTCCGCCCCCTCATCGACGGCCACGTGGACGACGAGGCCGAGGCGGGGGTGGAGATCGTCGAAGGCGAGGACGTCGAGGACTGGCGCCCGACCCGCAAGCGCCCCCTCCAGGTCGCCGTGGTGGGCCGGCCCAACGCTGGCAAGTCCACGCTCATCAACCGCATCGTCGGCGAGGACCGCCTGCTGACCGGCCCCGAGGCCGGCATCACCCGCGATTCCATCGCGCTGAACTTCGACTGGGACGGCGTGCCGATGCGCCTGTTCGACACGGCCGGCATGCGGCGCAAGGCGAAGGTGCAGGAGAAGCTGGAGAAGCTCTCGGTTTCGGACGGCCTGCGCGCGGTGAAGTTCGCTGAGGTGGTGGTCGTGCTGCTGGACGCGGCCATTCCCTTCGAGAGCCAGGACCTGCGCATCGCCGACCTCGCCTCGCGCGAGGGGCGCGCGGTGGTGGTGGCCGTCAACAAGTGGGACCTGGAGGAGGACCGGCAGGAGAAGCTGGCCGGCCTGAAGGAGGCGTTCGAGCGCCTCCTGCCTCAGCTTCGCGGCGCGCCGCTGGTCACGGTCTCGGCCAAGACGGGGCGGGGGCTGGACCGGCTGCAGCGCGCGGTGGTCAAGGCGCACGAAGTCTGGAACCGGCGCGTGCCCACGGCCGCGCTGAACCGCTGGCTCGGCGACGTGGTGTCCGCGCACCCGCCGCCGGCGCCGGGGGGGCGCCGCATCAAGCTGCGCTACATGACCCAGGCCAAGACCCGGCCGCCGGGCTTCGTGGCGATGTGCTCGCATCCCGACGCGGTGCCCGAGGCCTACAAGCGCTACCTTGTGAACGGCCTGCGCGAGGACTTCGACATGCCCGGCACGCCGATCCGCCTCTACCTGCGCGGGCAGGGCGACGCGAACCCGTGGAAGAACCGCAAGAAGGCGCCGCCGTCGAAGCTGCGAAAGCACTTGGAGGGGCGGCGGGACTGA
- a CDS encoding Flp family type IVb pilin has protein sequence MEWSTEGCLARFVRDEAGAVTVDWVVLTAALVGLGLAVMGVVSSGVEAAATRITTHLSTDHTTPPF, from the coding sequence ATGGAATGGAGCACCGAAGGCTGCCTCGCGCGGTTCGTGCGAGACGAGGCAGGCGCCGTCACGGTGGACTGGGTGGTGCTGACCGCCGCGCTGGTCGGCCTCGGCCTCGCCGTGATGGGCGTCGTCTCGAGCGGCGTCGAGGCCGCGGCGACGCGGATCACCACCCACCTGAGCACCGATCACACCACGCCCCCGTTCTAG
- the grxD gene encoding Grx4 family monothiol glutaredoxin codes for MSDDANQRIEQTVKGSDVVLFMKGTKAMPQCGFSAKVAGVLNYMGVDYADVNVLADDAIRQGIKDYSDWPTIPQLYVKGEFVGGCDIITEMTLSGELDAMLEAKGVAFDKDAADKIREANA; via the coding sequence ATGAGCGACGACGCGAACCAGCGCATCGAACAGACCGTGAAGGGCAGCGACGTTGTGCTGTTCATGAAGGGCACCAAGGCGATGCCCCAGTGCGGCTTCTCGGCCAAGGTGGCCGGGGTGCTCAACTACATGGGCGTGGACTACGCGGACGTGAACGTGCTGGCGGACGACGCGATCCGCCAGGGCATCAAGGACTACTCGGACTGGCCCACGATCCCCCAGCTCTACGTGAAGGGCGAGTTCGTGGGCGGCTGCGACATCATCACCGAGATGACGCTGTCGGGCGAGCTGGACGCCATGCTCGAAGCCAAGGGCGTCGCCTTCGACAAGGACGCCGCCGACAAGATCCGCGAAGCCAACGCGTGA
- a CDS encoding BolA family transcriptional regulator, whose translation MAMKAHEIEDLIRAAFPEAKVTITDLAGDGNHYAAEVVDESFRGQSRVAQQRAVYAALKGKMDGPAGELHALALTTRAPA comes from the coding sequence ATGGCCATGAAGGCCCACGAGATCGAGGACCTGATCCGCGCGGCCTTTCCCGAGGCAAAGGTGACGATCACGGACCTCGCCGGGGACGGCAACCACTACGCCGCCGAGGTGGTCGACGAGAGCTTCCGCGGCCAGTCCCGCGTGGCGCAGCAGCGTGCCGTCTACGCGGCCCTGAAGGGCAAGATGGACGGCCCCGCAGGCGAGCTGCACGCCCTTGCCCTGACGACCCGGGCGCCGGCGTGA
- the ispG gene encoding flavodoxin-dependent (E)-4-hydroxy-3-methylbut-2-enyl-diphosphate synthase: MSLHAIRPWRQIDRRPSRRIMVGGVPVGGDAPISVQTMTNTLTTDVKATVGQVQRCAEAGADIVRVSVPDEASSKALREIVAESPVPIVADIHFHYRRGIEAAEAGAACLRINPGNIGSADRVREVIQAARDHGCSIRIGVNAGSLERHLLEKYGEPCPDAMIESGLDHIRILEDNDFREYKISCKASDVFMAAAAYQGLAEATDAPIHLGITEAGGLTSGTIKSAIGLGNLLWMGIGDTIRVSLSADPVEEVKVGFEILKSLGLRHRGVNIISCPSCARQGFDVIKTVETLERRLEHIKTPMSLSIIGCVVNGPGEALMTDVGFTGGGNGAGMVYLAGKQSHKLGNDAMVDHIVEQVERRAEAIEAERAREAATAAE; encoded by the coding sequence ATGTCGCTCCATGCCATCCGCCCCTGGCGGCAGATCGACCGCCGCCCGTCCCGCCGGATCATGGTGGGCGGCGTGCCCGTGGGCGGCGACGCGCCCATCTCCGTGCAGACCATGACGAACACGCTCACCACGGACGTGAAGGCGACCGTGGGGCAGGTGCAGCGCTGCGCCGAGGCCGGCGCCGACATCGTGCGGGTGTCGGTGCCCGACGAGGCGTCCTCGAAGGCGCTGCGCGAGATCGTGGCGGAAAGCCCCGTGCCCATCGTGGCCGACATCCACTTCCACTACCGCCGCGGCATCGAGGCCGCCGAGGCGGGCGCGGCCTGCCTGCGGATCAACCCCGGCAACATCGGCAGCGCGGACCGCGTGCGCGAGGTTATACAGGCTGCGCGCGACCACGGCTGCTCGATCCGCATCGGCGTGAACGCCGGCTCCCTGGAGCGTCACCTCCTGGAGAAGTACGGCGAGCCCTGCCCCGATGCGATGATCGAGAGCGGGCTCGACCACATCCGCATCCTCGAGGACAACGACTTCCGGGAGTACAAGATCTCCTGCAAGGCGTCCGACGTATTCATGGCCGCCGCAGCCTATCAGGGGCTGGCCGAGGCCACGGATGCCCCGATCCACCTCGGCATCACCGAGGCGGGCGGCCTGACCTCGGGCACCATCAAGTCCGCGATCGGACTCGGCAACCTCCTGTGGATGGGGATCGGAGACACGATCCGCGTCTCGCTGTCGGCCGATCCGGTCGAGGAGGTGAAGGTCGGCTTCGAGATCCTCAAGTCGCTGGGCCTGCGCCACCGGGGCGTGAACATCATCTCCTGCCCCTCCTGCGCGCGTCAGGGCTTCGACGTGATCAAGACCGTGGAGACGCTGGAGCGGCGGCTGGAGCACATCAAGACGCCGATGTCGCTGTCGATCATCGGCTGCGTGGTGAACGGCCCCGGAGAGGCGCTGATGACCGACGTGGGCTTCACCGGCGGCGGCAACGGCGCGGGCATGGTGTATCTGGCCGGCAAGCAGAGCCACAAACTCGGCAACGACGCGATGGTCGATCACATCGTCGAGCAGGTGGAGCGCCGTGCCGAGGCCATCGAGGCAGAGCGCGCGCGCGAGGCCGCCACCGCCGCCGAGTGA